CACACCTTCAGCGTTTGGGCGTGAGCGTACAGCGTGGAGCTGACGCTGTCATGACGGGTGACGACGACCCGGCCGTATCCGTTCATCCAGCCAGCAAAAATGACCTGCCCTGCTCGGGCAGCCCGAATCGGCGTGTGCCGCGCGCCCTGAATGTCAATGCCGGTGTGGAACCACCGACGCTTTGCAATAGGATGAATTCGCCAGCCGAACGGGCTGTTGATCCGCCCCCGCAGAGGCCACGCAAACTTTCCCTTTCCGACTGAAGCAACCGCAGCCGCTGTCGCGGCCTGTGGGGCCTTAGTGATGAACCCGCCCGAAGCTGAAGCGGCCTTGCAGGCCGCCACCGTCGCGCTGGCGCCGGGGATGAAGAGCTCAGCTCCAACCGTGAGTTTGCCGTTTGCCGGAATGTTGTTGGCCATCCTCATGGCCGTCTCCGAGACGTCGTACTTTTTAGCCAGCGCCGGCAGCGTCGTGCCCTTTTGGACCTTCACGACCAATCCGTCCTGATTGGGGATCCTGAGGGCCATGCCGGGACGGAGCATATCCGGCTTTTTCATCGTGTTGGCGCCAAGAATCGAGTCCACGCTCAGGTTGAACTTCGCGGCAATGGACCACAAACTGTCGCCGGCAGCAACTGTATAGTTGGTCCAAGCGATAGGATCGGCCTTCTGTTTTTCCGATGCCTTTTGAGCGGCCCGGAACTTTACCTCGGCCAAAGCGTCATCGATCGCGTCGCTTCCCTTTGGAACGATGAGAACCTGCCCGCAGGTGAGGCGATTGGCGTTCTTAATCCCGTTAACCGTCATGATGGCAGAAACGGGCACGCCGTACTTTTGGGCGATATCGCCCAAGCTCTCGCCTTTGGCGACTTGATGCTCGACCCACGGGGCCTCGGAACACAGCGACGGCACTTCCACGCCCTCAACGCTCGTCGCGCTGTTCACCTCCGAGAGGACTACCGGCGACCCGGCTGCCGGAGCGTCCGGATCTGGCGGCAGGAATTCCGGCCGATCCAGACCAAGCCGATCCCGTCGGTCCAGATCGTTGCCCTCGTCGTTGGGGTTCACCTCTTCCAACGCGAGGCCTTCTTCTTCGTACGACGCAGAAGGCCTGACGACCAGCGAGTTGCGGCCGTTCGTCAAAAGGGACTGAGACACGTCGTCAATAGTTCCAGCT
This is a stretch of genomic DNA from Jonquetella anthropi DSM 22815. It encodes these proteins:
- a CDS encoding LysM peptidoglycan-binding domain-containing M23 family metallopeptidase; this encodes MPKSRSLHERIAFWSCLALMVAGAAALTASVWHCQVPKTGQTGSSSVVDILKASKAEAGTIDDVSQSLLTNGRNSLVVRPSASYEEEGLALEEVNPNDEGNDLDRRDRLGLDRPEFLPPDPDAPAAGSPVVLSEVNSATSVEGVEVPSLCSEAPWVEHQVAKGESLGDIAQKYGVPVSAIMTVNGIKNANRLTCGQVLIVPKGSDAIDDALAEVKFRAAQKASEKQKADPIAWTNYTVAAGDSLWSIAAKFNLSVDSILGANTMKKPDMLRPGMALRIPNQDGLVVKVQKGTTLPALAKKYDVSETAMRMANNIPANGKLTVGAELFIPGASATVAACKAASASGGFITKAPQAATAAAVASVGKGKFAWPLRGRINSPFGWRIHPIAKRRWFHTGIDIQGARHTPIRAARAGQVIFAGWMNGYGRVVVTRHDSVSSTLYAHAQTLKVCKGQQVSAGQVIATVGTSGRSTGPHLHFEIRLNNKPTNPMSYLR